The proteins below come from a single Mesorhizobium loti genomic window:
- a CDS encoding IS1380 family transposase codes for MTDDTLLPLSFPAVGRKKITAAFDGGRITSDGGVMLLAAAERRLQLADRLAAAIHDPRDPARVTHAMADIVRARIFAIACGYEDANDLDRLRTDPAFKLACGRLPDSGIDLCSQPTCSRLENLPDLRTVIRLGWVLVDLWLSSYAAPPKSVTLDIDDTVDVVHGHQQLSLFNAHYDERCFLPIHIYDAATGRPVAMILRPGRTPAGKEIRGHLRRLVRRIRARWPTTRILIRGDGHYGRAQVMAWCEDNAVDYLFGLPGNKVLQRLVDEAADDIRTRRALEQKPVLRGYAETRYKAKSWRTERRACARIEATTLGLDIRFVVTNLDKGSAEHVYDVIYCARGQAENLIKMHKSQLASDRTSCRSPIANQVRLVLHTAAYWLMLTLREAVPTTHHLCNAEFSTLRLRLLKLGARVTETVSRIRLAFAAACPEASLFRTIAITLQPAGP; via the coding sequence ATGACCGATGATACGTTGCTGCCGCTCTCATTTCCAGCCGTTGGACGCAAGAAGATCACAGCTGCGTTTGACGGCGGACGCATCACCTCGGATGGTGGCGTCATGCTTTTGGCAGCGGCCGAGCGACGCCTGCAACTGGCCGACAGGCTGGCCGCCGCGATCCACGATCCGCGCGATCCAGCGCGGGTGACGCACGCCATGGCCGACATTGTGCGCGCCCGCATCTTTGCGATCGCATGCGGCTACGAGGATGCCAACGATCTCGACCGGCTGCGCACCGACCCGGCCTTCAAGCTCGCCTGCGGGCGGCTGCCCGACAGCGGGATTGATCTGTGCTCGCAGCCGACATGCTCGCGCCTCGAGAACCTGCCCGACCTGCGCACCGTCATCCGGCTCGGCTGGGTGCTGGTCGATCTGTGGCTGTCGAGCTATGCCGCGCCGCCCAAAAGCGTCACGCTCGACATCGACGACACGGTGGATGTCGTTCACGGCCATCAGCAGCTCTCGCTGTTCAACGCCCATTACGACGAGCGTTGCTTCCTGCCGATCCACATCTACGACGCCGCGACAGGACGCCCGGTCGCCATGATCCTGCGTCCTGGCAGGACCCCGGCGGGCAAGGAGATCCGCGGCCATCTGCGCCGGCTTGTCCGGCGCATCCGCGCCCGCTGGCCGACCACCCGCATTCTGATCCGCGGCGATGGCCACTATGGCCGGGCGCAAGTCATGGCATGGTGCGAGGACAATGCGGTCGACTACCTCTTCGGATTGCCCGGCAACAAGGTTCTCCAGCGTCTCGTTGATGAAGCCGCCGACGATATCCGCACCCGCCGCGCGCTCGAGCAGAAGCCGGTGCTGCGCGGCTATGCCGAGACCCGATACAAGGCGAAATCCTGGAGGACGGAACGCCGCGCCTGCGCCCGCATCGAGGCAACCACCCTCGGCCTCGACATCCGCTTCGTCGTCACCAATCTCGACAAAGGCTCCGCCGAGCATGTCTACGATGTGATCTACTGCGCCCGCGGCCAGGCCGAAAACCTGATCAAGATGCACAAGAGCCAGCTCGCCTCCGACCGCACCAGCTGCCGCTCACCGATTGCCAACCAGGTCCGTCTCGTCCTGCACACCGCCGCATACTGGTTGATGCTCACCCTGCGCGAGGCAGTGCCCACGACCCATCATCTGTGCAACGCCGAGTTCTCTACACTGCGGCTCAGGCTTCTCAAGCTCGGCGCCCGCGTCACCGAAACCGTCTCGCGCATCCGTCTGGCCTTCGCCGCCGCCTGTCCCGAAGCAAGTCTGTTCCGAACGATCGCCATCACGCTGCAGCCCGCAGGGCCATGA
- a CDS encoding type II toxin-antitoxin system VapC family toxin, which yields MSEFDVEAALRSLRGFPTKTLARRPDDQLPFVNEGELGGQALLLDTCVYIDRLQGKAPALVKQIMDGRHNNHSAICIQELAHTLGVLKPDDPRTGGVHKAVSEVIRSMPGHRILTPDADVLGRAAVLNGVLCRLQGYQDDQKLRCLHDCTLYLQASKSGLVLLTRNIADYDFCRQLIPGGKVLFYR from the coding sequence GTGTCAGAATTTGATGTTGAAGCAGCCCTTCGCTCGCTTCGTGGCTTTCCAACCAAAACACTTGCTCGCCGACCTGATGATCAGCTGCCCTTCGTGAACGAGGGCGAGCTCGGCGGGCAAGCGCTATTGCTCGACACCTGTGTGTACATCGACAGGCTCCAAGGCAAAGCGCCTGCGTTGGTGAAGCAGATTATGGACGGTCGGCACAACAACCATTCAGCCATCTGCATCCAGGAGTTGGCCCACACGCTTGGTGTCCTGAAGCCCGACGATCCCCGCACCGGGGGCGTGCATAAGGCTGTGTCCGAGGTAATCCGATCCATGCCCGGACACCGGATCCTAACGCCCGATGCCGACGTCCTCGGCCGCGCTGCTGTTCTGAACGGCGTGCTCTGTCGCCTGCAGGGCTACCAGGATGACCAGAAGCTGCGCTGCCTGCATGACTGCACTCTGTATCTGCAGGCATCGAAATCGGGGCTTGTCCTGTTGACTCGGAACATCGCCGACTACGACTTCTGCCGACAACTCATTCCTGGGGGCAAAGTGCTTTTCTACAGGTAG
- a CDS encoding MFS transporter, which yields MTESATGFLEAVPHDPKKPHERSRPAWGAVISLALGTFGLVTAEFLPASVLTLLAHDLGITEGAAGQTMTATAIAGAISAPTMAIITKRLDRRIVLWAMTLLQILSNVLAEVAWSLPVFLAARVVLGIALGGFWSISASVAMRLVPNHLLPRAMSIILTGVSVAIVCAPPMGAYVGDIWGWRAAFTIAAVVNAVTLLVQFVTIPMLPPVEIAGFRSLLDLANKPMIKMALLVVLLVASGHFASFTYIRAFLERIPALDSKTIPLVLLASGIGGFFGNLTGAFLAKHSLKAVAALPPLLISIAATSLLMVGASASASVVAIAVWSFAFGAVPVGLQTWMVLRAVPGQAESAGVLMAATFQVAIAAGAIFGGLLVKYAGVHSVFAYSAVATFLAALTVFLLGPKRAT from the coding sequence ATGACCGAATCCGCGACAGGCTTCCTGGAGGCTGTTCCGCACGACCCAAAAAAGCCACATGAACGGTCGCGTCCCGCATGGGGTGCGGTCATTTCGCTTGCCTTGGGCACCTTCGGGCTGGTGACGGCAGAGTTTCTGCCGGCCAGCGTGCTGACGCTGCTCGCGCACGATCTCGGTATCACCGAGGGTGCGGCTGGACAGACGATGACAGCGACCGCGATTGCTGGGGCGATCTCGGCGCCGACGATGGCCATCATCACAAAGCGCCTGGACCGCAGGATCGTACTGTGGGCGATGACGCTGCTGCAGATCCTGTCCAACGTTCTAGCGGAAGTCGCGTGGTCGCTGCCGGTTTTCCTGGCGGCGCGCGTCGTGCTCGGCATCGCGCTCGGAGGCTTCTGGTCGATTTCGGCATCGGTGGCAATGCGGCTCGTTCCAAATCACCTCCTGCCGCGTGCCATGTCAATCATCCTCACCGGCGTTTCCGTCGCTATTGTTTGCGCGCCTCCAATGGGCGCCTATGTCGGCGACATCTGGGGATGGCGAGCCGCCTTCACGATCGCGGCAGTCGTTAATGCCGTTACACTGCTGGTGCAATTCGTAACGATCCCGATGCTGCCTCCGGTGGAAATAGCTGGATTCCGCAGTTTGCTGGATTTGGCCAATAAGCCGATGATCAAGATGGCGCTTTTGGTCGTCCTGCTGGTCGCTTCTGGGCACTTCGCCAGCTTCACCTACATCCGCGCCTTCCTTGAGAGGATTCCCGCGCTCGATAGCAAGACAATCCCGCTGGTATTGCTCGCTTCCGGCATAGGCGGCTTCTTCGGGAATTTAACCGGCGCATTCCTGGCCAAACATAGCCTCAAGGCAGTCGCGGCCCTGCCACCCTTGCTCATATCAATAGCCGCTACCTCGCTGCTGATGGTGGGAGCATCGGCCTCCGCCTCGGTGGTAGCAATTGCCGTATGGAGCTTTGCCTTCGGTGCGGTGCCGGTGGGATTACAGACGTGGATGGTGCTGCGCGCCGTTCCCGGGCAGGCCGAAAGCGCTGGTGTGCTGATGGCCGCAACGTTCCAAGTGGCCATCGCGGCCGGCGCGATTTTCGGCGGACTACTGGTGAAATATGCCGGCGTTCACAGTGTCTTTGCCTACAGCGCGGTTGCCACGTTCCTCGCCGCCCTCACAGTTTTCCTGCTTGGCCCGAAGCGCGCAACCTAG
- a CDS encoding hemin-degrading factor: MDQREKPSPDQIRRAQEDSPKIREHDLAAKLSISEAELVAAHCGSGAARIEPRVNDLLIGLEAVGEVRAVTRNQSAVHEKIGLYNKVVTGNHHAMVLGDAINLRIFPKGWAHGFAVEKRDDGNIRRSLQFFDAAGAAVHQVDVRPASNLYAYQKLVAELASSNQEPILWVKANGADSDAEIPDQAAMVTELREHWSRLTDVHQFFDMLKTLKLSRCRALRMVGQDYAWQLDNAAVGAMFQCASEDEMPIMCFVGNRGCIQIHSGPIKSVKPIGPRINVLDETFRLHLTTHHIREVWAVRKPTRDGHLTSLEAYGADGRMIIQFFGERPEGECERGDWRLLAETLPRIPTPTDRVR; the protein is encoded by the coding sequence ATGGACCAGCGCGAGAAACCCTCTCCGGACCAAATCCGGCGGGCACAGGAAGACAGTCCGAAAATCCGCGAGCATGATCTCGCCGCCAAATTGAGCATTTCGGAAGCGGAGCTGGTCGCGGCGCATTGCGGTTCCGGCGCGGCGCGCATCGAGCCGCGCGTCAATGATCTGCTGATAGGCCTCGAAGCCGTGGGCGAGGTGAGGGCGGTGACCCGAAATCAAAGTGCCGTGCACGAGAAGATTGGCTTGTACAACAAGGTCGTAACCGGCAACCACCATGCCATGGTTCTCGGCGACGCCATCAACCTGCGCATCTTCCCGAAGGGTTGGGCGCATGGCTTTGCCGTTGAAAAGCGCGACGACGGCAACATCCGCCGCAGCCTGCAATTCTTCGACGCTGCCGGCGCAGCAGTGCATCAGGTGGATGTCAGGCCGGCCTCCAACCTCTACGCCTATCAAAAGCTGGTGGCGGAGCTCGCATCCTCGAACCAGGAGCCGATCTTGTGGGTCAAGGCAAACGGAGCCGACTCTGACGCAGAGATTCCGGACCAAGCCGCCATGGTCACGGAGCTGCGCGAGCACTGGAGCCGGCTGACCGACGTGCATCAGTTCTTCGACATGCTGAAGACGCTGAAGCTCAGTCGCTGCCGGGCGCTGCGCATGGTTGGCCAGGATTACGCCTGGCAACTCGACAATGCCGCCGTTGGCGCCATGTTCCAATGCGCGAGCGAAGACGAGATGCCGATCATGTGCTTCGTCGGCAATCGTGGCTGCATCCAGATCCATTCCGGCCCGATCAAGTCGGTCAAGCCCATCGGGCCGCGGATCAATGTGCTGGACGAAACCTTCCGCCTGCATCTCACAACCCACCACATCCGCGAGGTTTGGGCCGTGCGCAAGCCGACCAGGGACGGTCACCTCACCTCACTCGAAGCCTATGGCGCCGACGGCAGAATGATCATCCAGTTCTTCGGCGAACGCCCCGAAGGCGAATGCGAGCGCGGCGACTGGCGGCTCCTGGCCGAGACCCTGCCGCGTATTCCAACCCCGACGGACCGCGTGAGGTAA
- a CDS encoding iron-sulfur cluster assembly accessory protein, whose product MITLTHTAVAAVKTVLSRASEPAEGFRIMVQTGGCAGFKYSMGPESVLREGDAIIEADGVKVFVDVGSQPHVAGMTVDFVTGLESSGFVFDNPNAREKCACGKSFG is encoded by the coding sequence ATGATTACGCTCACCCACACCGCAGTTGCTGCCGTCAAGACCGTCCTTTCCCGCGCCAGCGAGCCGGCGGAAGGCTTTCGTATCATGGTCCAGACCGGCGGCTGCGCCGGCTTCAAATACTCGATGGGCCCCGAGAGCGTCTTGCGCGAGGGCGATGCGATCATTGAGGCAGATGGGGTCAAGGTATTCGTGGACGTAGGGTCTCAGCCCCATGTAGCAGGCATGACCGTCGACTTTGTCACGGGGTTGGAGTCCTCCGGCTTCGTCTTCGATAATCCCAACGCGCGGGAGAAGTGCGCTTGCGGCAAGTCCTTCGGCTGA
- the nifS gene encoding cysteine desulfurase NifS, with amino-acid sequence MRPVYLDNNATTRVDPEVVQTMLPFFRDRFGNPSSTHDFGASAFAAVKKARLQLQALIGAELDHEIIFTSGGTESDNAAILSALEVLPSRTEILISAVEHPAVLTLCTHLEKTRAVTVHRIPVDRQGRLDLDAYRAALSPRVAIVSIMWANNETGTIFPVGELAELAKEAGALFHTDAVQAVGKVPMDLKSTAIDMLSLSGHKLHGPKGIGALFVKRGVPFRSMIKGGHQEHDRRGGTENTPGIAGLGMAAQLALKFVDDATTRVKSLRDRLEDGILERVPNTFVNGDPLERLPNTANIGFAHVEGDGIPLLLSRAGIACSSGSACTSGSLESSHVLRAMKTPHGAVRFSLARDNGEADIDRVLEVLPPIVEKVRGLPSPGPARRGNEDHQSGLGQSGSRIDFLS; translated from the coding sequence ATGAGACCTGTCTATCTCGACAACAACGCCACGACACGGGTCGATCCTGAGGTCGTTCAAACGATGTTGCCGTTCTTTAGGGATCGATTCGGCAACCCTTCGTCGACGCATGATTTCGGCGCCTCGGCCTTTGCGGCGGTGAAAAAGGCGCGCCTGCAGCTGCAAGCGCTGATCGGCGCCGAGCTCGACCATGAGATCATCTTCACATCGGGCGGGACGGAAAGCGACAATGCAGCGATTCTTTCGGCGCTGGAGGTGTTGCCCAGCCGGACAGAGATCCTGATTTCGGCGGTCGAGCATCCTGCGGTGCTGACACTCTGCACGCATCTTGAGAAGACGCGGGCCGTCACGGTGCACAGGATCCCGGTGGATCGCCAGGGCCGGCTCGACCTCGACGCCTACAGGGCCGCCCTGAGCCCACGCGTGGCAATCGTCTCGATCATGTGGGCAAACAACGAGACCGGCACGATCTTCCCTGTTGGCGAGCTTGCTGAGTTGGCCAAGGAAGCCGGCGCCCTCTTCCATACTGATGCTGTGCAGGCGGTCGGCAAAGTTCCGATGGACCTGAAATCGACCGCAATCGACATGCTGTCGCTGTCCGGCCACAAGCTGCATGGCCCGAAAGGGATTGGAGCGCTTTTTGTAAAACGTGGCGTGCCCTTCCGCTCGATGATCAAAGGCGGGCACCAAGAGCACGATCGGCGTGGGGGCACCGAGAATACGCCTGGCATAGCCGGGCTGGGCATGGCGGCCCAACTCGCCTTGAAATTCGTGGACGACGCGACCACACGGGTAAAGTCGCTGCGCGACCGCCTTGAAGACGGGATACTCGAGCGCGTCCCAAACACCTTCGTCAATGGCGATCCGCTGGAGCGGTTGCCAAACACCGCAAACATTGGCTTTGCACATGTCGAAGGCGATGGAATCCCACTTCTCCTCAGCCGCGCCGGAATTGCGTGTTCCTCCGGCTCCGCATGCACCTCCGGCTCATTGGAATCGAGCCACGTTCTGAGGGCGATGAAAACGCCGCACGGCGCAGTCCGCTTCTCCCTCGCGCGCGACAACGGCGAAGCGGACATCGACCGAGTGCTCGAGGTCTTGCCGCCGATCGTGGAGAAGGTGCGTGGCTTACCCAGTCCTGGTCCGGCGAGGCGAGGTAATGAAGATCATCAATCGGGTCTAGGCCAGAGCGGCAGCAGAATAGACTTCCTTTCATGA